The Phragmites australis chromosome 15, lpPhrAust1.1, whole genome shotgun sequence genome window below encodes:
- the LOC133892156 gene encoding uncharacterized protein LOC133892156, translated as MELLEKDILGKVKAYVYVVEFQKRGLPHAHFLLIMLGRYKLTCPEQYDCLISAELPEKHKYPELYKMVVKHMMHGPCGVLNRDCLCTKDRPSCKNHYLRPFNATTLQGKDSYPVYRRCEDGRCAMVRKHLLDNRWVVPYNPYLLRLFNCHINVEACSSIKAVKYLFKYIYKGHDRASVTVTEADKADINGNIDEIRQYRDARWVTPPEALWRIYGFELSKNSPPVMQLQLHLPNMHMVSFQEGQDIRQVVNREGAEKSMLTEYFEVGRIVSAHPTEGERYYLRVLLNHVSGAISYDDLRMVDGEILPTFREAAERRGLIEADNTLDECLTEAELFQMPPSLRRLFATILMVLIDIGNMLQSIRKDIRSFPLPEIDESHDTANGVPREIFEESTIELNVEDATLSDSLNTKQRAAYDEILSAVDSDEGGVFFVDGPGGTGKTFLYKALLATIRGQNKIVVATATSGVAASIMPGGRTAHSRFKIPLSIDDGVFCSFTKQSGIAKLLRTACLIIWDEASIKETGGGGFGQQHA; from the exons ATGGAG ttgCTTGAAAAGGACATTCTTGGCAAGGTGAAGGCATATGTCTATGTGGTGGAGTTCCAGAAGAGGGGCCTACCGCACGCCCACTTCCTGCTCATCATGCTGGGGCGGTACAAGCTCACATGTCCCGAGCAGTATGATTGTCTCATCTCAGCCGAGCTCCCGGAGAAGCATAAGTATCCAGAGCTGTACAAGATGGTTGTAaagcatatgatgcatggcccTTGCGGTGTGCTAAACCGCGATTGCCTGTGCACAAAGGACCGTCCGTCATGCAAGAATCATTATCTGCGTCCTTTCAACGCGACTACCTTACAAGGCAAGGACTCCTACCCGGTGTATCGGAGATGTGAAGATGGCCGCTGTGCGATGGTTCGAAAACACCTGCTGGATAACAGGTGGGTCGTCCCTTACAACCCTTACCTTCTGCGGCTGTTCAACTGCCACATTAATGTTGAGGCGTGCTCGAGCATAAAGGCCGTTAAATACTTATTCAAGTACATATACAAGGGCCACGATCGGGCCTCTGTGACTGTGACCGAGGCTGACAAGGCAGACATCAATGGCAACATCGATGAGATCAGGCAGTATAGAGACGCGAGGTGGGTGACCCCTCCGGAAGCCTTGTGGAGGATATACGGTTTtgaattgagcaagaactcGCCACCTGTGATGCAGCTGCAACTTCATCTCCCAAACATGCACATGGTTTCGTTTCAAGAGGGCCAAGATATCCGGCAAGTGGTAAACCGTGAAGGTGCTGAGAAGTCAATGCTGACAGAGTACTTTGAG GTTGGTAGAATCGTGTCAGCTCATCCGACGGAGGGGGAACGCTACTATCTCCGGGTTCTCCTAAACCACGTGTCTGGTGCCATCTCCTACGATGACCTAAGGATGGTTGACGGCGAGATCCTACCAACCTTTCGTGAAGCTGCAGAGAGAAGGGGCCTGATCGAAGCAGACAACACACTGGACGAGTGCCTTACGGAAGCCGAGTTGTTCCAGATGCCACCATCGCTCCGAAGGCTCTTTGCAACAATACTG ATGGTTTTGATAGATATCGGGAATATGCTACAGTCAATAAGGAAGGACATAAGGTCATTCCCTCTTCCCGAGATCGATGAGTCACATGACACGGCCAACGGTGTGCccagggagatcttcgaggagTCCACCATCGAGCTCAACGTTGAGGACGCAACTCTGTCGGACTCCCTCAACACCAAGCAGAGGGCCGCCTACGATGAGATTCTATCTGCTGTTGATAGCGACGAGGGCGGCGTGTTCTTTGTGGATGGACCTGGAGGCACCGGGAAGACTTTTCTGTACAAGGCGTTGCTCGCAACAATACGTGGGCAGAATAAGATTGTTGTGGCAACAGCTACGTCCGGTGTTGCAGCTTCCATAATGCCTGGAGGAAGAACTGCGCACTCGCGCTTCAAGATACCGCTGAGTATTGACGATGGTGTGTTCTGTAGCTTCACAAAACAGA